Proteins found in one Primulina eburnea isolate SZY01 chromosome 16, ASM2296580v1, whole genome shotgun sequence genomic segment:
- the LOC140816340 gene encoding pentatricopeptide repeat-containing protein At3g09040, mitochondrial isoform X1, which translates to MPLSFRVKVQYLKPNFYSLNQQRKFLTTQLVQDPHLQRSPAEESSLRNYLSKLCLEQCKKIQVRQAFDGMPERISSLKTGKAIHAKSLKFCISAEGELGNAILDLYAKCGRADYALEVFSHLNERDEFAWNSIMFMHSRKGLCRGVLEDFRSMRSCGLVGNRFTFATVLSSCAKLTDMELGKQVHCEVFKMGLESDAYCEGALIDMYAKCGNLFWARSIFDNVLDPDMVSWTALISGYAQVGLTEEAIEIFMKMQRVGRKPDQVVFVTVLNAYVGQGRLEDAWNLFSQMPNPNVVACNVMISGHAKGGHEGEAIKIFKHMMQSGLKPTRSTLGSVFSAIASVTNYEYGLQVHAHAVKQGLYCNIYAGSSLINMYAKCKHMESAHAVFDELKEKNDVIWNTLLRGYAQNGDALEVLKLFTNMRISGFQPDEYTYTSILSACAYLENMAMGCQLHSIIVKNMYGLNLYVGNALVDMYAKYGALPDARKQFELLSNRDHVSWNAIIVGYVRDEQEEEAFYLFRRMLSEGIEPDEVSMASILSAAANLQDLAKGRQVHCFLVKYGLEEGLYSGSSLIDMYCKCGIVAAASEVFSYMPQISVVCVNALISGHARVNIVAAVTIFKSMLAEGLQPSEITFATLLEACSDNIYLPFGLQIHCSVIKLGLSFYDEFLVVSLLGMYMHAQAITDAIELFSELPYPKSTVMWTVLISGSTDNDYGEEALRWYQEMRIHNVMPDQATFASVLRACSVLASLEEGRKIHSIIFHIGYDEDEVTGSALVDMYAKCGDVKSSALVFVAMVIKKDIISWNSMIVGYAKNGFAQNALKIFDEMKQENVKPDEITFLGVLTACSHAGMVSEGQELYNNMINHYGVRPRVDHCACMIDLFGRWGFLTEAENFINSLDFEPDSMIWATYLNTCRLHGDDIRGQRAAEKLIHLEPQDSSPYVLLSNMYAASGNWEGVNFVRKKMNERGVHKFPGCSWIVVEQKTNYFVSGDKFHPNAGEIITLLKDLATLMKDEGHASDSIYIGLDEVRDCNLSLLIGKGTEIALCT; encoded by the coding sequence ATGCCCCTTAGCTTTCGTGTCAAAGTTCAATATCTCAAACCAAACTTTTATTCCCTCAATCAACAAAGAAAATTCTTGACGACCCAACTCGTGCAAGATCCTCACCTCCAGAGATCGCCCGCAGAAGAGTCTTCCTTACGCAACTATTTATCGAAACTATGCTTGGAACAATGCAAGAAAATCCAGGTCCGTCAAGCGTTCGATGGAATGCCAGAGAGAATCAGTTCTTTAAAGACGGGCAAAGCTATCCATGCGAAGAGCCTGAAATTTTGTATTTCAGCGGAAGGGGAGTTGGGGAATGCCATTTTGGATTTGTATGCCAAATGCGGACGTGCTGATTATGCTTTAGAGGTATTTTCACACCTCAATGAAAGGGATGAGTTCGCATGGAATTCCATCATGTTTATGCACTCAAGAAAAGGGTTGTGTAGAGGTGTGCTGGAGGATTTTAGATCCATGAGGAGTTGTGGGTTAGTGGGGAATCGATTTACTTTTGCCACTGTTCTATCGTCTTGTGCTAAGTTGACGGACATGGAGCTTGGGAAGCAAGTGCATTGCGAGGTATTTAAAATGGGTCTCGAATCTGATGCATACTGTGAGGGTGCATTGATTGATATGTACGCCAAATGTGGAAATCTTTTCTGGGCCAGAAGTATATTTGATAATGTGTTGGACCCGGATATGGTTTCTTGGACTGCACTGATTTCGGGGTATGCTCAAGTTGGTTTGACCGAAGAGGCAattgaaatatttatgaagATGCAAAGAGTAGGTCGCAAGCCGGATCAGGTAGTGTTTGTCACTGTTTTAAATGCGTATGTAGGACAAGGAAGACTTGAAGATGCTTGGAATCTGTTTTCTCAAATGCCTAACCCAAATGTTGTGGCTTGCAATGTAATGATTTCAGGGCATGCCAAAGGTGGTCATGAGGGAGAGGCTATCAAAATCTTCAAACATATGATGCAGTCTGGTCTTAAACCAACACGCTCAACTCTAGGAAGCGTGTTCAGCGCTATAGCGAGTGTCACAAATTATGAATATGGCTTGCAGGTCCATGCTCATGCGGTGAAGCAGGGGCTGTACTGTAATATATATGCAGGGAGTTCTTTGATTAACATGTATGCCAAATGCAAGCATATGGAGTCTGCACATGCAGTTTTTGatgaattaaaagaaaaaaatgatgtGATCTGGAACACATTGCTCAGAGGTTATGCTCAGAATGGGGATGCTCTTGAGGTTTTAAAGTTGTTTACCAATATGAGGATTTCTGGATTTCAACCAGATGAATATACCTACACTAGCATACTTAGTGCTTGTGCATACTTAGAGAATATGGCAATGGGCTGCCAGTTACATTCAATTATTGTCAAGAATATGTATGGACTGAATTTATATGTGGGAAATGCTTTGGTGGATATGTATGCCAAATATGGGGCTCTACCTGACGCTCGGAAACAATTTGAACTACTCAGCAATCGAGATCATGTTTCATGGAATGCTATCATTGTTGGTTACGTGAGGGATGAACAAGAAGAAGAAGCATTTTATCTTTTTCGCCGGATGTTATCCGAGGGGATTGAACCTGATGAGGTATCTATGGCTAGCATACTCAGTGCAGCTGCAAACTTGCAGGATCTTGCTAAGGGGAGGCAGGTACATTGTTTTCTGGTCAAATATGGTTTAGAAGAAGGCCTTTATAGCGGCAGCTCACTTATTGACATGTATTGCAAGTGTGGGATAGTGGCAGCTGCTAGTGAAGTTTTCTCATACATGCCTCAAATAAGTGTGGTTTGTGTAAATGCTTTGATTTCTGGTCATGCTCGAGTAAATATTGTTGCGGCAGTAACTATTTTTAAGTCAATGCTTGCTGAAGGACTGCAACCATCAGAAATTACTTTTGCTACCCTTCTAGAGGCGTGTTCTGATAATATTTATTTACCTTTCGGATTGCAAATCCACTGTTCTGTTATAAAGCTTGGCCTATCATTTTACGATGAGTTTTTGGTTGTCTCTCTATTGGGTATGTACATGCATGCTCAAGCTATTACTGATGCAATTGAACTTTTCTCTGAGCTCCCTTATCCAAAAAGCACGGTCATGTGGACTGTCCTGATATCCGGGAGCACTGATAATGACTATGGTGAGGAGGCATTACGTTGGTACCAAGAAATGCGTATTCATAATGTCATGCCAGACCAAGCAACATTTGCAAGCGTCCTTAGAGCATGCTCAGTACTAGCTTCTTTAGAGGAAGGTAGGAAAATCCACTCTATCATCTTTCATATCGGTTACGATGAGGATGAGGTGACGGGAAGTGCTCTGGTGGATATGTATGCAAAATGCGGAGATGTGAAAAGTTCGGCCCTAGTTTTTGTGGCAATGGTTATCAAAAAAGATATTATTTCGTGGAACTCAATGATTGTTGGATATGCCAAAAATGGTTTTGCCCAAAATGCTCTGAAGATCTTTGATGAGATGAAGCAAGAAAATGTAAAACCTGATGAAATCACGTTCCTCGGTGTTCTAACTGCATGTAGCCATGCAGGGATGGTATCTGAAGGTCAAGAATTATACAATAATATGATAAATCATTATGGGGTTCGTCCAAGGGTAGATCATTGTGCCTGCATGATTGATCTTTTTGGGCGCTGGGGTTTTCTGACGGAGGCAGAaaactttatcaatagcctggaCTTTGAGCCTGATTCTATGATATGGGCCACATATCTGAACACATGCAGGTTGCATGGGGATGACATAAGGGGGCAGCGAGCGGCTGAAAAGCTTATTCATTTGGAACCTCAGGATTCTTCTCCTTATGTGCTGCTTTCCAATATGTATGCAGCATCAGGCAACTGGGAAGGTGTTAATTTTGTGAGGAAAAAGATGAATGAAAGAGGAGTACATAAATTTCCTGGATGTAGTTGGATAGTTGTGGAACAAAAAACTAATTACTTTGTTTCTGGTGATAAATTTCATCCTAATGCTGGTGAAATAATTACACTTTTGAAAGATTTGGCTACACTGATGAAAGATGAAGGCCATGCTTCCGACTCTATATATATCGGGCTCGATGAAGTCAGAGACTGTAACCTGTCTCTGTTGATCGGGAAGGGTACAGAGATTGCTCTCTGCACCTGA
- the LOC140816340 gene encoding pentatricopeptide repeat-containing protein At3g09040, mitochondrial isoform X2 codes for MPLSFRVKVQYLKPNFYSLNQQRKFLTTQLVQDPHLQRSPAEESSLRNYLSKLCLEQCKKIQVRQAFDGMPERISSLKTGKAIHAKSLKFCISAEGELGNAILDLYAKCGRADYALEVFSHLNERDEFAWNSIMFMHSRKGLCRGVLEDFRSMRSCGLVGNRFTFATVLSSCAKLTDMELGKQVHCEVFKMGLESDAYCEGALIDMYAKCGNLFWARSIFDNVLDPDMVSWTALISGYAQVGLTEEAIEIFMKMQRVGRKPDQVVFVTVLNAYVGQGRLEDAWNLFSQMPNPNVVACNVMISGHAKGGHEGEAIKIFKHMMQSGLKPTRSTLGSVFSAIASVTNYEYGLQVHAHAVKQGLYCNIYAGSSLINMYAKCKHMESAHAVFDELKEKNDVIWNTLLRGYAQNGDALEVLKLFTNMRISGFQPDEYTYTSILSACAYLENMAMGCQLHSIIVKNMYGLNLYVGNALVDMYAKYGALPDARKQFELLSNRDHVSWNAIIVGYVRDEQEEEAFYLFRRMLSEGIEPDEVSMASILSAAANLQDLAKGRQVHCFLVKYGLEEGLYSGSSLIDMYCKCGIVAAASEVFSYMPQISVVCVNALISGHARVNIVAAVTIFKSMLAEGLQPSEITFATLLEACSDNIYLPFGLQIHCSVIKLGLSFYDEFLVVSLLGMYMHAQAITDAIELFSELPYPKSTVMWTVLISGSTDNDYGEEALRWYQEMRIHNVMPDQATFASVLRACSVLASLEEGRKIHSIIFHIGYDEDEVTGSALVDMYAKCGDVKSSALVFVAMVIKKDIISWNSMIVGYAKNGFAQNALKIFDEMKQENVKPDEITFLGVLTACSHAGMVSEGQELYNNMINHYGVRPRVDHCACMIDLFGRWGFLTEAENFINSLDFEPDSMIWATYLNTCRLHGDDIRGQRAAEKLIHLEPQDSSPYVLLSNMYAASGNWEGVNFVRKKMNERGVHKFPGCSWIVVEQKTNYFVSGDKFHPNAGEIITLLKDLATLMKDEGHASDSIYIGLDEVRDCNLSLLIGKD; via the exons ATGCCCCTTAGCTTTCGTGTCAAAGTTCAATATCTCAAACCAAACTTTTATTCCCTCAATCAACAAAGAAAATTCTTGACGACCCAACTCGTGCAAGATCCTCACCTCCAGAGATCGCCCGCAGAAGAGTCTTCCTTACGCAACTATTTATCGAAACTATGCTTGGAACAATGCAAGAAAATCCAGGTCCGTCAAGCGTTCGATGGAATGCCAGAGAGAATCAGTTCTTTAAAGACGGGCAAAGCTATCCATGCGAAGAGCCTGAAATTTTGTATTTCAGCGGAAGGGGAGTTGGGGAATGCCATTTTGGATTTGTATGCCAAATGCGGACGTGCTGATTATGCTTTAGAGGTATTTTCACACCTCAATGAAAGGGATGAGTTCGCATGGAATTCCATCATGTTTATGCACTCAAGAAAAGGGTTGTGTAGAGGTGTGCTGGAGGATTTTAGATCCATGAGGAGTTGTGGGTTAGTGGGGAATCGATTTACTTTTGCCACTGTTCTATCGTCTTGTGCTAAGTTGACGGACATGGAGCTTGGGAAGCAAGTGCATTGCGAGGTATTTAAAATGGGTCTCGAATCTGATGCATACTGTGAGGGTGCATTGATTGATATGTACGCCAAATGTGGAAATCTTTTCTGGGCCAGAAGTATATTTGATAATGTGTTGGACCCGGATATGGTTTCTTGGACTGCACTGATTTCGGGGTATGCTCAAGTTGGTTTGACCGAAGAGGCAattgaaatatttatgaagATGCAAAGAGTAGGTCGCAAGCCGGATCAGGTAGTGTTTGTCACTGTTTTAAATGCGTATGTAGGACAAGGAAGACTTGAAGATGCTTGGAATCTGTTTTCTCAAATGCCTAACCCAAATGTTGTGGCTTGCAATGTAATGATTTCAGGGCATGCCAAAGGTGGTCATGAGGGAGAGGCTATCAAAATCTTCAAACATATGATGCAGTCTGGTCTTAAACCAACACGCTCAACTCTAGGAAGCGTGTTCAGCGCTATAGCGAGTGTCACAAATTATGAATATGGCTTGCAGGTCCATGCTCATGCGGTGAAGCAGGGGCTGTACTGTAATATATATGCAGGGAGTTCTTTGATTAACATGTATGCCAAATGCAAGCATATGGAGTCTGCACATGCAGTTTTTGatgaattaaaagaaaaaaatgatgtGATCTGGAACACATTGCTCAGAGGTTATGCTCAGAATGGGGATGCTCTTGAGGTTTTAAAGTTGTTTACCAATATGAGGATTTCTGGATTTCAACCAGATGAATATACCTACACTAGCATACTTAGTGCTTGTGCATACTTAGAGAATATGGCAATGGGCTGCCAGTTACATTCAATTATTGTCAAGAATATGTATGGACTGAATTTATATGTGGGAAATGCTTTGGTGGATATGTATGCCAAATATGGGGCTCTACCTGACGCTCGGAAACAATTTGAACTACTCAGCAATCGAGATCATGTTTCATGGAATGCTATCATTGTTGGTTACGTGAGGGATGAACAAGAAGAAGAAGCATTTTATCTTTTTCGCCGGATGTTATCCGAGGGGATTGAACCTGATGAGGTATCTATGGCTAGCATACTCAGTGCAGCTGCAAACTTGCAGGATCTTGCTAAGGGGAGGCAGGTACATTGTTTTCTGGTCAAATATGGTTTAGAAGAAGGCCTTTATAGCGGCAGCTCACTTATTGACATGTATTGCAAGTGTGGGATAGTGGCAGCTGCTAGTGAAGTTTTCTCATACATGCCTCAAATAAGTGTGGTTTGTGTAAATGCTTTGATTTCTGGTCATGCTCGAGTAAATATTGTTGCGGCAGTAACTATTTTTAAGTCAATGCTTGCTGAAGGACTGCAACCATCAGAAATTACTTTTGCTACCCTTCTAGAGGCGTGTTCTGATAATATTTATTTACCTTTCGGATTGCAAATCCACTGTTCTGTTATAAAGCTTGGCCTATCATTTTACGATGAGTTTTTGGTTGTCTCTCTATTGGGTATGTACATGCATGCTCAAGCTATTACTGATGCAATTGAACTTTTCTCTGAGCTCCCTTATCCAAAAAGCACGGTCATGTGGACTGTCCTGATATCCGGGAGCACTGATAATGACTATGGTGAGGAGGCATTACGTTGGTACCAAGAAATGCGTATTCATAATGTCATGCCAGACCAAGCAACATTTGCAAGCGTCCTTAGAGCATGCTCAGTACTAGCTTCTTTAGAGGAAGGTAGGAAAATCCACTCTATCATCTTTCATATCGGTTACGATGAGGATGAGGTGACGGGAAGTGCTCTGGTGGATATGTATGCAAAATGCGGAGATGTGAAAAGTTCGGCCCTAGTTTTTGTGGCAATGGTTATCAAAAAAGATATTATTTCGTGGAACTCAATGATTGTTGGATATGCCAAAAATGGTTTTGCCCAAAATGCTCTGAAGATCTTTGATGAGATGAAGCAAGAAAATGTAAAACCTGATGAAATCACGTTCCTCGGTGTTCTAACTGCATGTAGCCATGCAGGGATGGTATCTGAAGGTCAAGAATTATACAATAATATGATAAATCATTATGGGGTTCGTCCAAGGGTAGATCATTGTGCCTGCATGATTGATCTTTTTGGGCGCTGGGGTTTTCTGACGGAGGCAGAaaactttatcaatagcctggaCTTTGAGCCTGATTCTATGATATGGGCCACATATCTGAACACATGCAGGTTGCATGGGGATGACATAAGGGGGCAGCGAGCGGCTGAAAAGCTTATTCATTTGGAACCTCAGGATTCTTCTCCTTATGTGCTGCTTTCCAATATGTATGCAGCATCAGGCAACTGGGAAGGTGTTAATTTTGTGAGGAAAAAGATGAATGAAAGAGGAGTACATAAATTTCCTGGATGTAGTTGGATAGTTGTGGAACAAAAAACTAATTACTTTGTTTCTGGTGATAAATTTCATCCTAATGCTGGTGAAATAATTACACTTTTGAAAGATTTGGCTACACTGATGAAAGATGAAGGCCATGCTTCCGACTCTATATATATCGGGCTCGATGAAGTCAGAGACTGTAACCTGTCTCTGTTGATCGGGAAGG ATTGA